A segment of the Amycolatopsis thermophila genome:
GCGCCGCGGGTCCTGCTCGGCGGCGACGGCGGCGAGCTCGGCCGCCGCGGCCCAGCGGCGGTACTGCGCGTAGTCGGCCTCCGGGTCGAGCCGGGTGGTGCGGCCGACGATCGCGCAGGCGGTTTCCACGTCCGGCGAACCGGCCGCGGACCCCAGCCACACCAGTCCCACCGCCCCGCCGCCGACGACGAGCCCGGCCACCAGTGCGGCCACGGGCAACCGCCAGCGGCCGCGGGCCGGCGGAACGGGTTGGGGGTGGGTCATGGGAAGTCCTTTCCGTCGCGGGTGGAGTCACCACATCGACGCGCGCCCCCCCCCGCACCCGGTTCCGGCCGGTGCTCGGCGCGACGCCCGCGCGGACACCCGGCTCGTCGCGGGCCGCGGACGTGAACCGCCCGTGGCGAACCATTCTCCGGCGAAATCGGCGAAACACTGCCCGGTCTGCTCGAGTTCGTGCTCACCGTGCCGTCTAGGCTCGCCCGGTGACGACGAGACCGGCGGACCGCCCGTGAAGCGATGGGTGCTCCTGCTCGCCCTCCTTCTGGTGGCGTGTGGAGCGCCGGTGCCCGCCCCGGCGCAGGACGTGGTGTCCCTGGGCGCCGGGCGCCTGCGCGGCACCGTGGCCGCGGATCACCGGTTGTTCCAGGGAATTCCGTACGCGGCCCCGCCGATCGGCCCGCTGCGCTGGCGCCCGCCGCAACCCGTCGCGGCCTGGACCGGGGTGCGGGACGCGACCGCGCCCGGCGCGCGCTGCCCCCAGCCCGGCGCGGAGGGCAGCGAGGACTGCCTGTTCCTCAACGTCACCACGCCCGCCGACACCCACGAGCGGCACCCCGTGCTGGTGTGGGTCCACGGCGGCGCGTTCCTGGGCGGCAGCGGGGACACCTACGACGCGCGCGAGCTGGCCGCCCGCGGCGACCTGGTCGTGGTCACCCTCAACTACCGGCTCGGCGCGCTCGGCTGGCTGGCGCACCCCGCGCTCGCGCACGAGGGCGGGGCGGGCAATTTCGGCCTGCTCGACCAGCAGGCCGCGCTGCGGTGGGTGCGGGACAACATCGCCGCGTTCGGCGGCGACCCGGCGCGCGTGACGGTCGCGGGCGAGTCCGCGGGCGCGATGTCGGTGTGCGACCACCTGGTGTCACCCGGATCGGCCGGGCTGTTCCGCGCCGCCATCGTCCAGAGTGGACCTTGCCAGGCGCACGCGACCGCCGCGGCCGCGGCGCAGGCCAGCACCGCCTACGCGGCGAACGTCGGCTGTGCCGACCCGGCCACCGCGGCGAGCTGCCTGCGTGCCCTGCCGTTCGCCGCCCTGCTGACCGCACCGCGGTACTACGACCTGGCCGGGGTGCCGGTAGCGGGACCGGTGACCGGCGAGGCGCTGCTGCCCGCCAACCCGGTCGACGCGATCGCCTCCGGTGCCGCGGCGCGCGTTCCGGTGATGGTGGGCGTGACGCGAGACGAGTTCACCCTGTTCCTGGCTCAGCAGTACGCGGCGACCGGGAAGACGGTGACGGCGGCGGACTACCCGCCGGCACTGGCGAAGGTGTTCGGCGCCGGTGCGCCCGCGGTGGCCGGCGAATACCCGCTCGCCGCCTACGACTCCGCGCCGCGGGCGCTGGCCGCGGCGCTCACCGATTCGGCTTTCGCCTGCGTGGCCAGGGACATGGCGTCGTCGCTGTCGCGCACCGCGCCGGTGTACGCCTACGAGTTCGACGACCCGCACGCGCCGGCACCGGACTCGTTGTCGCGCACGCCGTTCCCACTGGGCGCGGCGCACAGCCTGGAACTGCCGTACCTGTTCGGCGACGGCCGGTCGCTGGACGACGGGCAGCGGCAGCTGTCGGCGGAGATGATCGCCGACTGGGCGGCGTTCGTGCGCACCGGCGCGCCCGGCCCGGGCTGGCCCCGCTTCGACCCCGCCCACGAACAGGTCCGCACCCTCGCGCCCGGCGAGACCCAGGTGAGCGCCGGCTACGCGACGGCCCACCACTGTGATTTCTGGGCGGCTCACCGGCTCCGCTGAGCTCCTCGGAACGGGCGCGCCGAACGTCGTTCGGTCCGCCGGGGCGACAGTTGTCACGCTGCGACGAAGTCCGGCGTTCGATAGGTTGTCCGGCGTGCGAAAGCGGATTCTGATCACGGGCGCCAGCGCCGGGCTCGGCGAGGAGATGGCGCGCCAGTTCGCGGCGCTGGGCCGGGACCTCGCGCTGTGCGCCCGGCGCGTCGACCGCCTGGAGGCCCTGCGCGACGAACTGACGTCGGCGCATTCCGGTGTCGCAGTGGCGGTTCGCGGTCTGGACGTCACCGATCACGACGCGGTGTTCCGGGTTTTCCGTGAACTGCGCGACGAACTGGGCGGGCTGGACCGGATCGTCGTCAACGCCGGATCGGGCAAGGGGCAGCCGCTCGGGACCGGATATTTCGCCGCGAACAAGCAGACGGCGGAAACGAACTTCGTCGCCGCACTGGCCCAGTGCGAGGCCGCGATGGAGATCTTCCGCGAGCAGGGCGCCGGGCACCTGGTGGTGATCTCGTCGATGAGCGCGATGCGCGGGCTGCCGCGCAACCTGACGACCTACGCGGCCAGCAAGGCCGGAGTGGCGGCGCTCGCCGAGGGCATCCGCGCGGACACCCTCGGCACGGGCATCAAGGTGACGACGGTGTTCCCCGGCTACATCCGCAGCGAGATGAACGCGCGGGTGGCGAAGACGCCCCTGCTGGTCGACACGAGGCCCGGCGTGCGCTCGATGGTGAAGGCCATCGAGCGCGAACGCACGCAGGCCTACACGCCGGCCTGGCCATGGACGCCGCTCAGCCTGGCCATGCGGCACCTGCCACTCCGCTGGGTCGCGAAGTTCTCCTGACCGGGGCGCGCCGGCGCCGTACCCGTGGATCCTTGAGGCCGCGCCCCACCCGGCGGGTATCACACCCGGGCGTCGGCCGGGTCGCGTCACCCGGTGCGGAGCCGCCCGGGCTGAGCGCGCGCCGCCGGCACCGCAAGGAGCATCGGTGGGCACTGGTCACCGCGTCAGGACCGGCTCCGGCCGCAGCGCCCGTCCCACGATCCGCGTGTCCCCGAGCCACCCGCAGTACCCCTGCCCGTACTGCTCGGCGAACCGGGTTCCGCCGGTCCCGCGCCGCGGTTGGGCCGCCGGCCGACCGAAGGCCGGCGTGGCCGGGTGCGGCGCGTGAGGCCGTCGCCGTCGCCGGGCAGCGGCTCGTGAAGTCGATCTCGACGGTGAACCGGTCGGTGTCGCGGGACAGTTCGCGTGTTTCGGCCTCCAGGGCGGTCGGATCGCGCCGCGCCCAGCCGGGGCGAGAAGGTGCCGACGTCGATCACGCCGCGCACCAGGTCGAAGGCGCAGTAGCGGAGCATGCCCGCGCCGCCGTAGCAGCGGTCCTGGTGGTTCGTGATGTGCAGGTGAACCGGGTTGCTGTGGTCATCGAGCAGCGTCGGGCGCCCGGTCGGCCAGTACAGACCGCCCTTGGCGAGGAAGATCGGGTCGAAGCGGCGGATGACCTGGTCTCCGTGGTCGGACAGGGCCGCGCCGCCGTTGCTCTCGCGGTGGATGAGGTCGTGCGTCGTCAGGATCGCCGGCAGCCCGGGGGGCGCGTCGAGCACGCCGCGCGTCCAGGCGATGCCCTCGTCGGACCCGCGCCAGTCCAGCGCGAGCAGCAGTCGCCGCCCGCAGGACGTGGAAGCTGTGGTACCCGTCGTGCGAGGCGCCGCCCTAGTGCTGGACCGGGCGAAAGCGGCGCGGCCCGAACGCCCGCATGGTCGTCGCCGGAGACGCAGGTCTCGCGCAGCGGGTCGCGGTCGGAACCGGGCTCTCGGTACCCGCCGGGACTGGAGCACGGGCCGCCAGGGCGGGCTGCGCGCCGAGCACGGCCGAAGCCGCGACGGGGGCGCCCAGGCCTCCGGCAACCGGGTCCGGCGAGCGAGAGTCGGACTGGGCCGCGCCCAGCCTGGAGCGCACGTCCGACGTCCCGATGTCACCCCGCGAAACGGTCGCCCACCTGGGGCGGCACCTGGTCCATCGCCGCGCGGCTCAGCCGTCCGTGCCGCGCCCGGTCTTCTCCTGTAGCCGGTCGATGAGCTGCGACGCTTCCGCCTTGGTCAGGTCCTCCGGCAGCTCCTCACCCGCCTCGCGGGCGAGTGTCTGCAGGTAGGAACGCTGTGGGCCGGTCATCTGCTCCTCGCCCGTGGTCCACTCCCGCGGGTCCTTCTCCGGGTTCTGCGGTCCGGTCACCCCTGCCTCCGTTCGCCGGTGTGTTCGAAACCGGCTTACCCAGGGCGGGCCCCGCTCATGCGCCGGACGCCTCCCGGATCAGCCAGGCCGCGACGTCCCGCAACTTGACGTTGGCGTGCTGGGACGCCTCGACGAGCATGTCGAACGCCCGGTCGCCGTCGACGTGGTGGCGCTCGACGAGGATGCCCTTGGCCATGCCGATGGTGTCCCGCGTGTCCAGCGCGTCCACCAGCTGGGCCTGCTTGCGCGACCCGGACAGCGCGACCGCCGCGTGCGCCGCGAACATGCCCGCGACGGTCTCGGCGTCGTCGTCGAACGCGTCCGTCTTGCCCGAGTACAGGTTCAGCGCGCCGAGCACCGTGCGTTCGGTGTACAGGCGGACCGCCAGCATTGAGACCACACCGAGCTCGGTGGCGGCGACGGTGAACTTCGGCCACCGGTCGTCGCGGTTGAGGTCGCCGCTGCGGTACAGGTCGCCCTCGAACGCGGCGTCGGTGCACGGCCCCTCGCACAGTTCGTGCTGGACCTGGTCGAGCTTGGCGACCCGTTCGCTGCTCGGCCCGACCGAGCGCACCCGGCCGCGCTCCAGCAGCGTCACGCCCGCGTCTTCGGCGCCGGGCACCATCGTGATGGCCGCCCGCACCAGGCGGCCCACGGTCTTCGTCACGTCCGGTTCCGGTTCCAGGCGCCGGGCGACCGCGGCGAAGGCCGTGGCGAGGTCGGCGGTCTCGTCGTGGGCGGTCATCCCCTCACTGTCCCCGCGCGAGGACCCCCCGTCCACTCAGGCGCGGATTTCGTTGAGGTAGTTGTAGATCGTGTAGCGGGTGACCTCGAGCTCGGCCGCGAGGAAGTCGACCGCGTCCTTGATGAGGAAGAACCCGGCCTCGTCCAGCTCGCGCACCACCGCCGCCTTGTGCTTCTTCTTCATCAGCCCGACCGGGATCCCGGTCTGCGCCACGGCCCGGTCGACCAGGAACCGCTGCAGGCTGTCCACGTCGGGCGGGAAGCTCTCCGCCCGCACCTCGGCCGCGGCACCGCGGCTGACCTCGCTGTTCACGCACAGGCAGCCGATCGCCACGCCGTCGGGGTCGCGCAGGAAGATCGTCGACGACCGGATCGGCCTGCCGTCGGGGCCGTGGGTCTCGTAGTTGGTCAGGTCGTGCGTGGTGCCCCGCCGCACCAGCCCGAGCAGCAGGTCGGTCATCGGCCCGCCGGGCTCCCGCCCGGTGATGCCGCCCGCGATCGCCACGATCGAGTCCGGCAGCTTGGACAGGTCGTGCAGCACCACCTCGTTGCCCGGCCCGAGCATGGCGGCCAGCCCGTCCACGGCCGGGACCAGCGCGGACAGCACCGAGCCGGCCGCCTGCGCGGCGGTCCGCGGCCGGGACGGCAGCGGCCGGGACAGGTGCTCCAGCGCGGTGCGGACGGCCTCGGCGGCCGACGCGGGCGTGGACGCGTGCGGGGACAACCGCACGTGGTCGGTGCGGACGGTCGCCGCGATGCCCTCCGCCGCCAGCACCGCCCCGACCCGCTCCGCGGAATGCCCGGGCAGGGCGAACGCGAGGATCCCGGCGCGGCGGTCGACCGCGGAGACGATCTCCGCGCCCAGCGAGCGCAGCATTTCCTCCAGCTCACCGACCCGGTCGGCGATCCGGGCCTCGATGGCCGCCACCCCGGCCTCCTCGACCAGTTCGAGCGCCGCCGCGAACGCGCCCGAGGTGACCGGGCTGAGGTTGCTCACCGACCACGACGCGGCGAACTCGGCCGGCGGGTGGATCTCGTCGTCGAACAGGCCCGCGTCGTGCGCGCCCGTCCAGCCGGACAGCACCGGCCGCATGCGTTCCAGCGCCCGGTCCGACAGCACCGCGAACCCGGTTCCCCAGCCGGCGCGCAGCCACTTCTGCCCGCCGACGACCAGCACGTCGGCCGCGTCCCACGGCGCGTCGACCACGCCGAAACCCTGGATGCCGTCGACCACGAGCAGGCGGTCGCCGACCGTCTCCCGCAACGCGGCGAGGTCGGCTCGGTAGCCGGTGCGGAAGTCGACCGCGCTGACCGACACCACCGCGGTGTCCGGCCCCAGCTCCGCGGCGACGGCCTCCGGCGTGACGTACCCGTCCTCCGGCCGCATCCGGCGCAGCGTGACCCGCCCGGCCTCGTGGGCGCGCGCCCACGGGTAGGTGTTGGCCGGGAACTCGGCTGCCGACACCAGCACCTCGCCGGGCGGGGCGTTGAACGCGGCCTGGAACAGGCCCTGGCTGGTGTTGGGCAGCAGCACCACGTGATCGGTGTCGGTGCCGCACAACCGGGCCACCGCGGCCTTCGCGCGGACCTCCTGCCGCATCAGATCGTCCACAGTGGAGGGACCGGCCTTGGCCGAGGAGTTCAGCAGGCGCGCGGTGGTGTCCACGACCGCGTGCGAGGGCGGGCCGTAGCGGGCGAAGTCCAGGTAGCCCGCGGGCTCGTCGAACTGGAGCAGGTAGCTGGGCGGGATCCTGGCCATCAGAGGATGCGCGCCAGGAACTGCCGGGTGCGCTCGTGCCGGGGCGCGCCGAGGACCTGCGCGGGCGGCCCGGTCTCGACGACCGCGCCGTCGGCCATGAAGACGACCTCGTCGGCCACCTCCCGCGCGAACCCCATCTCGTGTGTCACGACCACCATTGTCATCCCTTCGGCCGCGAGCGAGGTCATCACCTCCAGGACCTCGCCGACCAGTTCCGGGTCCAGCGCCGAGGTCGGCTCGTCGAACAGCATCAGCTTCGGTTTCATCGCCAGCGCCCGCGCGATCGCGACCCGCTGCTGCTGGCCGCCGGAGAGCTGGTCGGGGTGGGCGTCCGCGCGGTGGGCGAGACCGACCCGGTCGAGCAGGTCCATCGCCGTCCGGCGGGCTTCGGCCTGGTCGAGCCCGCGCACCCGCACCGGGCCCTCGGTGACGTTCTGCAGCACGGTCCGGTGCGCGAACAGGTTGAACCGCTGGAACACCATGCCGATGTCCCGGCGCTGGCGGGCGACCTCCCGCTCGCGCAGCTCGTGCAGCTTCCCGCCGCGCAACCGGAACCCGATCGGCTCACCGTCCACCCACACCTGACCGCCGTCGATGGTCTCCAGGTGGTTGACGCAGCGCAGGAACGTGCTCTTGCCCGCACCGGACGGCCCGAGCAGGCACACCACCTGTCCCTTGTGGACCGACAGGTCGATCCCGCGCAGCACCTCGGTGCCGGCGAAGTGCTTGCGCACGTTGACCGCGCGCAGCAGCGGCTCGGTCATGTCAGGCCCTCCGCAGCGTCGTCAGCGCCCGGCCGACCCGCGACCACGGCCGTGCCGCGGGCGTCTCGGACGCGAACGCGCGTTCCAGGTAGTGCTGGCCGATGCTGGCCACGGTGACCACGACCATGTACCAGATCGCCGCGGCCAGCAGCGTCTCCATCACCAGCAGGTTGTTCGACGAGATGTTGTTGGCCGCGTGGATGAGCTCGGTCACGCCGATCACCGATGCCATCGACGTCCCCTTGAGCATGTTGATGAAGTCGTTGCCGGTGGGCGGGATGATCACGCGCATGGCCTGCGGCAGCACGATCCGGCGCAGCGTCGTGGCCGGGGTCATGCCGATCGACTTCGCCGCCTCGGTCTGCCCGCGGTCCACGCTGTTCAGGCCCGCCCGCACGATCTCGGCCATGTAAGCGCTCTCGTTGAGCGCGAGCCCGAGCAGGGCGGCGACGAACGCGCTGACGATGACGTTGGTCGGCTCGTGCACCAGGTAGCCGCCGCCGAAGGGCAGCGGGATCGACACGAACTCGAACACCAGCGCGAGGTTGAACCAGATCAGGATCTGCAACAGCACGGGCAGGCCGCGGAACAGCCAGATGTAGACCGCGGCCACGACGCGGGCGACGGGGTTGGCCGAGCGGCGCATCAGCGCGATCACGACACCGATGACGATCGCGGCGGCCTGTGCGATCACGGCGAGCAGCACCGTGTTGAGCAGGCCGACGGCCATCACGCGGTACCAGAGGAACTCCGGCACGGTGTCGTAGGCGATCTTCGCCCGGGCCAGCACCACCCCGATCCCGGCCAGCAGCGCCAGGATGACCACCGCCGACACCCACCGGCCCCAGTGCCGCAGGCGCACGATGGGAAGCTCGGCCGGTGGCGTGCGGGTGGACAGGTCAGCTTCCGGCATTGACGGTCACCTTCGTGATCGCGCCCTGCTCGACGCCCCACGCGTCGAGGATCTTGCCGTAGGTGCCGTCGGCGACCAGCGCGGACAGCGCCTTCTCGACCGCGTCGCGCAGCTGCGGGTTCGCCTTGTTCACACCGATGCCGTACGGGCCGCCGTTGATCGGCTCGCCCGGTACGACCTCGAAGAACTCCCCGTTGCCCGCGTTCTTCGAGACGTAGGCGGCGGTCGGCAGGTCGTTGAGGATGGCGGCGACGCGGCCGGTGCGCAGCTGGTTCTGGTTCTGCGAGTCGCTGTCGGTGGCCGTCGTGGTGATCGCCGGCTTGCCCGCCTGCACGCACCGGGTGCTCTGCTCGGCGGCGAAGGTCTGGTGGCTGGTGCCCTGGACGACCGCGACCGTCTTGCCGCACAGCGAATCCGGCCCGGTGATGCCGTCCGGGTTGCCCTTGCGCACCATGATCGTGATGCCCGAGGTGAAGTAGTCCACGAAGTCGATCTGCGCCTGGCGCGCCTTCGTGTCGTTCATCCCGGCCATCGTGAGGTCGAGCCGGCCGGACTGCAGGCTCGTGATCAGCGAGCCGAACGCCATGTCCGTGTGGTGCGCGGTGACGCCCAGTTTGGCCGCGACGGCCTTCGCGATGTCCACCTCGAAGCCGACCGGCGTCTTGCCGTCCGCGGAGTAGAAGTTGTTCGGCGCGGACTGGATGTTCGAGCCGATGTTGAGGGCGCCGGCCTGCGCGATCTGGGCCGGCAGCGCGGCGGCGAGCTGCGGGTCCTTCGTGACGGCCTGCAGGATCGCCGTGGTGTCGGGCACGTCCGAACCGGTCGCGGCGGCGCCCCCGGTGCCCCCGGCTCCGTCGGACCCGCCGCCGCAGGCCGCCGTGAGCAGCAGACAGCCGACGACCAGCGCGCCCCAGCGCGTCACCCGTGCCCTCGCAGACATCGCATCTCCTCACCCGTTCGAATGATGAGGACGGACGCTACAACTGCTTGTTGAAGACGTCAACTGCCGGTTGAAACATGCTGGTCAAGTGGCGGGGAAGTCGAACTGGTAGCCCTGCCCGACCAGCCAGGGCAGCAGCTCGGCGAGCGCGTCGACGGTCTGCCCCCGCTGGCCGCCGCCGTCGTGGAGGAGGATCACCGCGCCCGGCTGGACCGCCTGCTCGACCGTCGCCACGATCGCGGGCGCGCCGGGCAGGGTCCAGTCGCGGGAATCGACCGACCACCCCAGGGGCGTCATTCCGGCGCGGGACGCGATGGTGGTGATCGTTTCCGACCAGTTGCCGCCGGGCGCGCGAAAATAGGGAACCGCAACGTCGCCGTCGGCGGCCAGTCGCAGATCCGCCTGGGCGCCGGTGATGTCCGCGGAAATGCGCGCCTCGTTTCGCCGCGCCAGTTGTTCGTCGTGGCTGACCGTGTGGTCGCACAGCCGCATTCCGCGTCGCACGACCTGCGCCACCAGTTCCGGGTGGCGGCGCACCTGGGTGCCGACCATGCAGAACGTGGCGACCGCGCCGTGCTGCGCCAGCAGGTCCAGGATCTGCGGCGTGTAGGCCGGATCGGGGCCGTCGTCGAAGGTCAGCGCCACGAACCTGCCCTGCCGTGCCGTGGTCCGGACCGGCGCGTGGGCCGGCGCGGCGGGCGCTTGCGGGCCGGGCGCCGCCTGAACCGGTTGCGCGGACGGCGGTTGCGATCCGGCGGGTGTGCCCTCGGCGCCGGCCCAGGACAGGGAAATGATCAACGAAACCGTCACGAGCACAATGGAGATCAGGACCGCCCACCGATAGCAGTACGGCGGGCGCAGCACCTGATAGCGCATGGGCACCTCCACGAATCGCGACGTCGCCCGCGCACGATAGAGTGAAAAGTGCCTCGATCGGGGGAATTCCGCGCGTGTCCGAAATGGTTGCCGAGGCGAAGTGCCGCAGGTGCGGCCAGAGCGCCGGCCTCGTTGTGTCAACGGCGCGCACAGCGTCGCGACTGTCCTGCTCGTCGTTGCCCGGCGTTCGGTCGGGGGTCGTGTCCGGCGCCGGCTGGAGCGGGGGCCGCGCGGACAACACGGTGAGCAGGGTGAGCACGACGCCGACCGGTCCCGCCGCGAACTGCGGGAGGGGCTGGGTTCTCAGGGGCGTCCCGTGCGCGGCGGTGCCGGTCATGTCGAGCTCCGACAGTGGGAGCGGCAGGGCGGGGTGTACGGCGAGTGCGGACGGCCGGACGCGGGGTGGCGCCCGGGATGCGGGCTGGATGCTGGGAGCGAGGCCGGACGCGGGGTGGCGCTGGTGCCAGGTTCGGCGGTCGCTTCGGGCACCCGGACAGGGCCGGCGCACGCAGGTCGTGATCGGACAGTCACGGTGCGCCTTTTCGTCAAGGACGCTTCCTCCTAATCGGGCAGCAGGGGCACCGACGGACCGTCGTCCCGCCCGAGGAGCATCGCGCGCGTCACCGCGGACGAGCCGTAGCGGTCACGCACCCGGTCCAGCGCCGCGTCGAGGGCGTCCGGCGGGTGGGCGTCGAACGGCAGCTCCAGTTGGCGCGGCGTGTCGTTGTCCAGGTTGGACAGCGCGACCCCGATCAGCGTGATCCCCTGCGCGTGGATCATCGGCATGGCCGCGGCCAGCAGCCCGCGCGCGGTCGCCAGGATGTCCTCCGTGTGCGCCGTCGCGTGGGACACCGTCTGCGACCGCGTCGCCCGGCTGAAATCGGCGAACCGCAGTCGCAGCACCACCGTCCGGCACACGCGGTGCGCCGCGCGCAGCCGCCGGGCCAGCCGGTCGACCAGCGCGGCCAGGATCTCGTCCAGCTCCGCGGGGGAGCGCTGCCGTCGCCCCAGCGCCCGCTGCGCCCCCATCGACCGCCGCCGCCTGCCGACGACCACCGGCCGCGGATCGCGGTTGTGCGCGAGCGCGTACAGGTGCCGCCCGCTCGCCCGGCCGAGCAGCGCCACCAGCTCGGCCTCGCCCCGCTCGGCGACCTGGCCCACCGTCCTGATGCCGCGCGCGTTCAGCTTCTCGGCCGTCACAGTCCCCACGCCCCACAGCCGCTCGACCGGCAGCGGGTGCAGGAACTCCAGCTCGCGGTCGTGCGGGACGACGAGCAGCCCGTCCGGTTTCGCCACGCCGCTGGCGACCTTGGCGAGGAACTTCGTGCGCGCCACGCCGACCGTGATGGGCAGACCGACCTGTTCGACCACCGCGCGCCGCAGGCCGGCGGCGATCCGGCTCGGCGTGCCGGCGATCCGGGCCAGACCGCCGACGTCGAGGAACGCCTCGTCGATGGACAGCCCCTCGACGACCGGCGTGGTCTGCTCGAACACGGCGAACACCGCCTTGCTGGCGGTGCTGTAGGCCGACATCCGCGGCGGCACCACGACGGCCGACGGGCACAGCCGCAGCGCCTGCGCGCAGCCCATCGCGGTGCGGACGCCGCGCGCCTTGGCCTCGTAGCTCGCCGCCAGCACCACACCCCCGCCGACGATGACCGGCCGCCCGCGCAACGACGGGTCGTCACGCTGCTCGACCGACGCGTAGAACGCGTCCAGGTCGGCGTGCAGGATCGGGCCCTCGTTCGTCACGAACACATGTTCGCACCCGCCTCCGACATTTTCCGGATCCGCGACGGCGGTGGAAGGCTGTGCGCATGGACGATCCGAAGGCCGACCTGCACCGCTACCTGCAGACCGCGCGCGACGCGATGCTGTGGAAGCTCGAGGGGCTGTCCGAATACGACCTGCGCCGCCCGATGACGCCGACAGGCACGAACCTGCTCGGGCTGGTCAAGCACCTCATCGGCTGCGAGATCGGCTACTTCGGCGCGACCTTCGGCCGGCCGTTCGGGCGCGAGCTGCCCTGGCTGTCGGAGACCGAGCCGAACGCCGACATGTGGGCGCGGCCGGACGAGTCCAGCGCGGAGATCGTCGCCCTCTACCGCCAGGCCTGTGCGCACGCAGACGCCACCATCGACGCCCTGGCCCTGGACGCGGTCGGGCACATCCCGGCGTGGGACGGCGGCACCGAGGTCACCCTCCACCGGATCCTGGTGCACATGACCGCCGAGACCCACCGCCACGCCGGGCACGCCGACATCGTGCGCGAGCTCGTCGACGGCGCCGCCGGCCTGCGCCGCGACCACGGCAACCTGCCCGACGCCGGCGAGCAGTGGTGGGCGGACTACCGGGACCGGCTCGAGCGGGTCGCCCGCGAATCCTTGCCTTGACGTCAGCGTCAAGCTTTACGCTCGCCGGATGCGAATCGGCGAGCTGGCGGAGCGGGCCGGGACGACCACGCGGGCGTTGCGGTTCTACGAGTCACAGGGGCTGCTGTCCGCCCGGCGGGCGGCCAACGGCTACCGCGAGTACGGCGAGGAGGACTTCCGGCTGGTCCGGGAGATCCAGGCGCTGCAGGCGGTCGGGTTCAGCCTCGACGACACGCGTCCGTTCGTCGACTGCCTGCGCGCCGGCCACCGGACCGGCGACTCGTGCGCGGACTCGATCGAGGTGTACGAGCGCAAGCTCGCCGAGGTCGAGGCCTGCCTGGACCGGCTGCGGGCCGTGCGCGACGACCTGCGCGCCAAGCTCACCGAGGCGCTGGACCGAGAACCCGGCCCGTGCCGGGTCACCACCGCGTTCGAGGAGCCCAGATGACGTCCACGCACCTTCCCGGCGAACTGCTCGCCGTCACCGACGAGACCTTCGAGGCGGAGGTGCTGCGCCACGACGGACCCGTGCTCGTCGACTTCTGGGCGCAGTGGTGCCCGCCGTGCCACATGATCGCGCCGGTGCTCGCGCAGATCGCCGAGGAGCGGGCCGGCAGCCTGACCATCCGCAAGATCAACTCCGACGAGAACCCCCGCACCGCGCGGGACCACCAGGTGATGTCGCTGCCCACGCTGATCCTGTTCGACGGCGGGCGGCCGGTCGCGCAGTGGGTGGGGGCGCGGCCCAAGGCCCGCCTGCTCGCCGACCTCGACGCCGCGCTGGAGGCGTAGGGCGTGTCTGGCAACGCGTTTGTCCAGGTGATGGCGTCGACGATGAGGATGGCGGCGCGGTAGACGGTGGCGAGTTGGTCGTAGCGGGTGGGATGCCGCGCGATTGTTTGAGCTGGATGAAGCTGCGTTCGATGGCGTTGCGGCCGCGGTAGTCCCCGCAGGTGGGCCATGAGCGGTGTGAAC
Coding sequences within it:
- a CDS encoding GAF and ANTAR domain-containing protein, with product MTAHDETADLATAFAAVARRLEPEPDVTKTVGRLVRAAITMVPGAEDAGVTLLERGRVRSVGPSSERVAKLDQVQHELCEGPCTDAAFEGDLYRSGDLNRDDRWPKFTVAATELGVVSMLAVRLYTERTVLGALNLYSGKTDAFDDDAETVAGMFAAHAAVALSGSRKQAQLVDALDTRDTIGMAKGILVERHHVDGDRAFDMLVEASQHANVKLRDVAAWLIREASGA
- a CDS encoding amino acid ABC transporter ATP-binding protein, translated to MTEPLLRAVNVRKHFAGTEVLRGIDLSVHKGQVVCLLGPSGAGKSTFLRCVNHLETIDGGQVWVDGEPIGFRLRGGKLHELREREVARQRRDIGMVFQRFNLFAHRTVLQNVTEGPVRVRGLDQAEARRTAMDLLDRVGLAHRADAHPDQLSGGQQQRVAIARALAMKPKLMLFDEPTSALDPELVGEVLEVMTSLAAEGMTMVVVTHEMGFAREVADEVVFMADGAVVETGPPAQVLGAPRHERTRQFLARIL
- a CDS encoding aminotransferase class V-fold PLP-dependent enzyme; translated protein: MARIPPSYLLQFDEPAGYLDFARYGPPSHAVVDTTARLLNSSAKAGPSTVDDLMRQEVRAKAAVARLCGTDTDHVVLLPNTSQGLFQAAFNAPPGEVLVSAAEFPANTYPWARAHEAGRVTLRRMRPEDGYVTPEAVAAELGPDTAVVSVSAVDFRTGYRADLAALRETVGDRLLVVDGIQGFGVVDAPWDAADVLVVGGQKWLRAGWGTGFAVLSDRALERMRPVLSGWTGAHDAGLFDDEIHPPAEFAASWSVSNLSPVTSGAFAAALELVEEAGVAAIEARIADRVGELEEMLRSLGAEIVSAVDRRAGILAFALPGHSAERVGAVLAAEGIAATVRTDHVRLSPHASTPASAAEAVRTALEHLSRPLPSRPRTAAQAAGSVLSALVPAVDGLAAMLGPGNEVVLHDLSKLPDSIVAIAGGITGREPGGPMTDLLLGLVRRGTTHDLTNYETHGPDGRPIRSSTIFLRDPDGVAIGCLCVNSEVSRGAAAEVRAESFPPDVDSLQRFLVDRAVAQTGIPVGLMKKKHKAAVVRELDEAGFFLIKDAVDFLAAELEVTRYTIYNYLNEIRA
- a CDS encoding DUF3072 domain-containing protein, which encodes MTGPQNPEKDPREWTTGEEQMTGPQRSYLQTLAREAGEELPEDLTKAEASQLIDRLQEKTGRGTDG
- a CDS encoding SDR family oxidoreductase; protein product: MRKRILITGASAGLGEEMARQFAALGRDLALCARRVDRLEALRDELTSAHSGVAVAVRGLDVTDHDAVFRVFRELRDELGGLDRIVVNAGSGKGQPLGTGYFAANKQTAETNFVAALAQCEAAMEIFREQGAGHLVVISSMSAMRGLPRNLTTYAASKAGVAALAEGIRADTLGTGIKVTTVFPGYIRSEMNARVAKTPLLVDTRPGVRSMVKAIERERTQAYTPAWPWTPLSLAMRHLPLRWVAKFS
- a CDS encoding carboxylesterase/lipase family protein: MKRWVLLLALLLVACGAPVPAPAQDVVSLGAGRLRGTVAADHRLFQGIPYAAPPIGPLRWRPPQPVAAWTGVRDATAPGARCPQPGAEGSEDCLFLNVTTPADTHERHPVLVWVHGGAFLGGSGDTYDARELAARGDLVVVTLNYRLGALGWLAHPALAHEGGAGNFGLLDQQAALRWVRDNIAAFGGDPARVTVAGESAGAMSVCDHLVSPGSAGLFRAAIVQSGPCQAHATAAAAAQASTAYAANVGCADPATAASCLRALPFAALLTAPRYYDLAGVPVAGPVTGEALLPANPVDAIASGAAARVPVMVGVTRDEFTLFLAQQYAATGKTVTAADYPPALAKVFGAGAPAVAGEYPLAAYDSAPRALAAALTDSAFACVARDMASSLSRTAPVYAYEFDDPHAPAPDSLSRTPFPLGAAHSLELPYLFGDGRSLDDGQRQLSAEMIADWAAFVRTGAPGPGWPRFDPAHEQVRTLAPGETQVSAGYATAHHCDFWAAHRLR